From Anaerotruncus rubiinfantis:
CTACACCGGAAAACCACTCAACTACGGCGAGGTTCCCGTGCAGGATGCGGATGATCTTTAAAGGAAGATGGGTTCCATATTGTTTTCCGGCGCCTGATTCTGTTTGGAATCCCTCGCCGGCCAGCGCATATGAGGTCTCCGCGGCAGAGGAAAGAATGCCGAAGAAAAGCTTCTGGCTGCAGGTTTTATCCTGCGGCTGGGGGCTTTTCATTTCGGGGAATTCCATAATAGCGCCAGCAGCCATTTTTCAGACTGCGGACGGAAATCATGTCCTTATCAGATCAGTCCCATACTACGGGGCGTGAAATCGTACCGTGCGTGTCAGGCGGGCCTGTCCAATCCGTGATGACGTTTTTTCGAGGGCCGGGAAGGTTTATGGGAGACAGATGACGGGATTGTATTTTACAGCCTGTTCCATTCCGGTGGAATCTGTGGTATAATAACCGCAGAGCGGCTATTATACCAATTTATGCGCAGGACGATCCGGGCCTTTGGCGGCTTGCAAATCGCTGCGCTATTATGATATTCTATAGATTAAGGAAAACGCTGATATGGAAGGGGAGGAGACAGGTGTGGAATCTGTGTTAATGGAGATCCGGACATGTGCGGCAAGAGGTGGGGAAAGGACCCGGTAAACGCCCTGCGGACCGCCGGCAAGTTACATACAGAAAAACTCCTCTTTGAGAGTATACAGTTTGGATAGGCGTGTAAACCGATGGACCTGCTGGATGGAGGCGGATTCAATGAATGCAAAGGAAGCGGTTGCGCGGCGTATTATCGAGCTGTGCAATGGACGCAACATGGCAGTCAACGCACTTGGAAACCTTGCGGGTGTTTCACCCTCAACGATCTACAGCATCCTGAACGGGAAAAGCCTGAATCCCGGGGTGGTGTCGATCAAAAAGCTCTGTGACGGGTTGGAAATCAGTTTGCGGCAGTTTTTTGATTCCCCGTTGTTTGAAAATTTGGAGGAAGAAACCTGAGAGAATCGCGCCCCGGCCCTGGCCGGGGCTTTTTTGTGTCCTGCGGAGGGCTTTGCCGCAGCAGGAACCAAAAAATGCCGGATGCGTATACTGGAATTAAGAAGCTGTCGGGGGTGAGTGGATGAAACCGAGAAAAGAATTTTGCGACTGCAACCATTGGGCATGGTGCTGCGCGGGCTTTGGCCTGGGGATTGTGCTGGCGGTGTTCGCGTCGCTGAAGCTGGTACTCATCCTGGCGGGCGCGCTTCTGATCGCGCTGGGCATTCGGATTCTGCTGCTGTAATCCGAGTCAATCGAAGGAAAGGTTGGTCGCAGTATGAAAATTGTTGTCATCAAAAGCCCCAAGTTTTTGTCCCCTATCCTGCGGTTCTTTTTTAAAATTAAAAAGGAACCGGCCTGAAAAGTCCTACATAAGCGGGTGCGAAAGCCCCACGCGGGAAGGCTGCCGGACGGCAGCCTTCCCGCGTGGGGCTTTCGTTTGGCTTGCGTTGCGCGGTGATAGAATGACTTTTCTATAAGGATATTTCAGGAGGGATCGAATATGCTGACAGGCAGTGGGATGGCGATCGGCATCACCTGGTGTTTCGCGGCGATTGTTCAGCTGGTTTTATCATGGAAATTCGGGGGAGGCGGCAGGAATGACGCCCGTGGGCTGGCTTTTGCACTCATTTGCGGGATGTTGGGGATTTCATTCCTGTTTGACAGCGAGGCCTTCGCCTTTGTTGCCGCAGTGACCGCAGCCAGCCAGCTATTGGCCGCTGTGATCAGACGGGTAACGGATACAAAAAAATAAGCGTTTCATTTGCCGTGCCGGGGATTCCCGGCACGGTTTTTCTTTTTGCCCACGCCGTTTTGGCCAAACCGCGTGTTTTTGCCCGTTAGACGGCATATAACCCTAAGGTTGGACATATATTTGTGGTAGCAAACAGAAGGAGAGGGTATATTTATGGAGCTTAACCTGCAAAAACAGACCGTAAGTATCAACGAAGTCATATACGACGGCGTAGCCGAGCAGCCGCTCGAATGCGATGTGCTGCTGCCCGATTACTGTCCCGATATCCAGAAGATCCTGCGCTGCGAGGTGATGCCGCTTCTGCTCTCCAGTACAGTAAATGGGGATAAACTTTCGGTGGATGGAATGGCAGTGGCGCACCTTTATTATCTGGGGGAGGATGGCTGTATTCGCCATGCGGAGTATAAAATCCCCTACACCAAAATGATCGAACTGCGCGCCGCGCCGCAGAACCCTTCGGTGAATGTCACGCAGAATGTGGACTATTTCAACTGCCGCGCCGTCAGCCAAAGAAGGCTCGACATGCGAGGGGCAGTCAGTATTTCGGCACGGGTTACCGGCCAGACTGAGGAACAGGTGGTCTGTGGGGCGCAGGGCCTCGGTATGCAGCTTTGCCGCACGGCTGTCGAGAACACACGCGTATTCCCACAGGCGGCCCGCCAACTGGTCGTGCGCGAGGATGTCGAGCTCGGTTACGGCAAACCCTCGGTAGGCGGCGTTATCCGGTATGCCGCCACCGCGG
This genomic window contains:
- a CDS encoding helix-turn-helix domain-containing protein; amino-acid sequence: MNAKEAVARRIIELCNGRNMAVNALGNLAGVSPSTIYSILNGKSLNPGVVSIKKLCDGLEISLRQFFDSPLFENLEEET
- the spoVM gene encoding stage V sporulation protein SpoVM → MKIVVIKSPKFLSPILRFFFKIKKEPA